From a single Myxocyprinus asiaticus isolate MX2 ecotype Aquarium Trade chromosome 33, UBuf_Myxa_2, whole genome shotgun sequence genomic region:
- the LOC127424097 gene encoding uncharacterized protein LOC127424097 isoform X23 — MRNSYNRRTEEQNRRTDWQFLTMNTADCLLFLLCGATMLQFITCYSDGSILEDECSGMNINHLDENDVKIPAQTTETPFKIIPEVQTFNNSEVETTITVSLTAINSPFTGFLLEARKCDSCPPAGTFSLIDSSSSTLLTCDGQSGRAVSHINNLDKTSITVHWQVPESGTFYFRAAFTRDYFMFWQRKPIILPTTAPTTVTTTVKATISRTVTPTLPLPSNTNSTPVTPALPLPSNTDSTLVTPALPLPSNTNSTPVTPTLPLPSNTNLTPVPSAFPATSTADSTPVTPTLPLPSNTNSTPVTPALPLPSNTNSTPVTPTLPLPSNTNSTPVTPTLPLPSNTNSTPVTPTLPLPSNTNLTPVPSAFPATSTADSTPVTPALPLPSNTNSTPVTPTLPLPSNTNSTPVTPTLPLPSNTNSTPVTPTLPLPSNTNSTPVPSTFPATSNTNSIPVLSTLPSQCGDYVRCVLALLLLSRLCFLDSSLLIIIRPVLKMVTMTGSVFQLAFIIVAVVLVLIRAIQYVCVCDCAGLDVAFPTLTVISMVTSLLHTITVFLHCGPSHELRKYWLYGLIIMDLLNTCITTAAIFVGLRCFQEQWLLILMGVYVIWEIMLYISQIRKDGDIQSQILEKKISPWIIMFIIFSILNVMFTIALIAGVSLERMITC, encoded by the exons ATGAGGAATAGTTACAATAGAAGAACAGAAGAACAGAACAGAAGAACCGACTGGCAGTTCCTCACG ATGAATACTGCGGACTGTCTCCTTTTTCTGTTATGTGGAGCTACCATGTTGCAGTTCATCACCTGCTACAGTGATGGAAGTATATTGGAGGATGAATGTTCAGGAATGAACATCAATCATTTGGatgaaaatgatgtaaaaataccAGCACAAACTACTGAAACTCCTTTCAAGATCATACCAGAAGTTCAAACCTTCAATAATTCTGAAGTGGAAACCACCATTACTG TGTCACTTACGGCTATCAATTCTCCATTTACTGGTTTTCTGTTGGAGGCCCGTAAGTGTGATAGCTGTCCGCCTGCTGGTACTTTTAGTTTGATTGACTCGAGCAGCAGCACACTCCTGACGTGTGATGGTCAATCT GGCAGGGCTGTGAGTCACATTAATAATCTAGATAAAACATCCATCACAGTGCACTGGCAAGTTCCAGAGAGTGGAACATTCTACTTCAG AGCTGCATTCACTAGGGACTACTTCATGTTTTGGCAAAGAAAGCCAATCATACTTCCGACAACTGCACCTACCACTGTGACCACCACTGTAAAAGCCACTATAAGCCGAACAG TCACACCAACATTGCCTCTACCATCAAATACAAACTCCACTCCAG TCACACCAGCATTGCCTCTACCATCAAATACAGACTCCACTCTAG TCACACCAGCATTGCCTCTACCATCAAATACAAACTCCACTCCAG TCACACCAACATTGCCTCTACCATCAAATACAAACCTCACTCCAG TTCCATCAGCATTTCCTGCAACCTCAACTGCAGACTCCACCCCAG TCACACCAACATTGCCTCTACCATCAAATACAAACTCCACTCCGG TCACACCAGCATTGCCTCTACCATCAAATACAAACTCCACTCCAG TCACACCAACATTGCCTCTACCATCAAATACAAACTCCACTCCAG TCACACCAACATTGCCTCTACCATCAAATACAAACTCCACTCCAG TCACACCAACATTGCCTCTACCATCAAATACAAACCTCACTCCAG TTCCATCAGCATTTCCTGCAACCTCAACTGCAGACTCCACCCCAG TCACACCAGCATTGCCTCTACCATCAAATACAAACTCCACTCCAG TCACACCAACATTGCCTCTACCATCAAATACAAACTCCACTCCGG TCACACCAACATTGCCTCTACCATCAAATACAAACTCCACTCCAG TCACACCAACATTGCCTCTACCATCAAATACAAACTCCACTCCAG TTCCATCAACATTTCCTGCAACCTCAAATACAAACTCCATTCCAG TTCTATCAACATTGCCTTCCCAATGTGGGGATTATGTG AGATGTGTTTTAGCACTGTTACTTCTCAGTCGTCTATGTTTTCTTGACTCCTCTCTCCTGATAATCATCAGGCCAGTTTTAAAAATG GTCACCATGACTGGGTCTGTCTTTCAACTAGCTTTCATAATTGTTGCTGTCGTCCTTGTACTGATAAGAGCAATTCAA tatgtgtgtgtgtgcgattgTGCTGGTTTGGATGTTGCATTTCCTACTCTGACAGTGATTTCCATGGTTACAAGCTTGCTGCACACCATCACTGTTTTTCTTCACTGTGGACCAAGCCATGAGCT AAGGAAGTATTGGCTGTACGGCCTCATCATTATGGACCTACTAAATACCTGCATTACAA CGGCTGCAATATTTGTTGGACTGCGGTGCTTTCAAGAGCAGTGGCTACTAATATTAATGGGAGTTTATGTTATTTGGGAGATCATGTTGTACATCAGTCAGATAAGAAAAGACGGAG ATATTCAGAGTCAGATTCTGGAAAAGAAA ATATCCCCATGGATCATTATGTTTATCATCTTTTCCATACTTAATGTAATGTTTACAATCGCACTTATTGCAGGAGTTTCTTTGGAAAGAATGATAACGTGTTAA
- the LOC127424097 gene encoding uncharacterized protein LOC127424097 isoform X12 yields the protein MRNSYNRRTEEQNRRTDWQFLTMNTADCLLFLLCGATMLQFITCYSDGSILEDECSGMNINHLDENDVKIPAQTTETPFKIIPEVQTFNNSEVETTITVSLTAINSPFTGFLLEARKCDSCPPAGTFSLIDSSSSTLLTCDGQSGRAVSHINNLDKTSITVHWQVPESGTFYFRAAFTRDYFMFWQRKPIILPTTAPTTVTTTVKATISRTVTPTLPLPSNTNSTPVTPALPLPSNTDSTLVTPALPLPSNTNSTPVTPTLPLPSNTNLTPVPSAFPATSTADSTPVTPTLPLPSNTNSTPVTPALPLPSNTNSTPVTPTLPLPSNTNLTPVPSAFPATSTADSTPVTPTLPLPSNTNSTPVTPALPLPSNTNSTPVTPTLPLPSNTNLTPVPSAFPATSTADSTPVTPTLPLPSNTNSTPVTPTLPLPSNTNSTPVTPTLPLPSNTNSTPVPSTFPATSNTNSIPVLSTLPSQCGDYVRCVLALLLLSRLCFLDSSLLIIIRPVLKMVTMTGSVFQLAFIIVAVVLVLIRAIQYVCVCDCAGLDVAFPTLTVISMVTSLLHTITVFLHCGPSHELRKYWLYGLIIMDLLNTCITTAAIFVGLRCFQEQWLLILMGVYVIWEIMLYISQIRKDGDIQSQILEKKISPWIIMFIIFSILNVMFTIALIAGVSLERMITC from the exons ATGAGGAATAGTTACAATAGAAGAACAGAAGAACAGAACAGAAGAACCGACTGGCAGTTCCTCACG ATGAATACTGCGGACTGTCTCCTTTTTCTGTTATGTGGAGCTACCATGTTGCAGTTCATCACCTGCTACAGTGATGGAAGTATATTGGAGGATGAATGTTCAGGAATGAACATCAATCATTTGGatgaaaatgatgtaaaaataccAGCACAAACTACTGAAACTCCTTTCAAGATCATACCAGAAGTTCAAACCTTCAATAATTCTGAAGTGGAAACCACCATTACTG TGTCACTTACGGCTATCAATTCTCCATTTACTGGTTTTCTGTTGGAGGCCCGTAAGTGTGATAGCTGTCCGCCTGCTGGTACTTTTAGTTTGATTGACTCGAGCAGCAGCACACTCCTGACGTGTGATGGTCAATCT GGCAGGGCTGTGAGTCACATTAATAATCTAGATAAAACATCCATCACAGTGCACTGGCAAGTTCCAGAGAGTGGAACATTCTACTTCAG AGCTGCATTCACTAGGGACTACTTCATGTTTTGGCAAAGAAAGCCAATCATACTTCCGACAACTGCACCTACCACTGTGACCACCACTGTAAAAGCCACTATAAGCCGAACAG TCACACCAACATTGCCTCTACCATCAAATACAAACTCCACTCCAG TCACACCAGCATTGCCTCTACCATCAAATACAGACTCCACTCTAG TCACACCAGCATTGCCTCTACCATCAAATACAAACTCCACTCCAG TCACACCAACATTGCCTCTACCATCAAATACAAACCTCACTCCAG TTCCATCAGCATTTCCTGCAACCTCAACTGCAGACTCCACCCCAG TCACACCAACATTGCCTCTACCATCAAATACAAACTCCACTCCGG TCACACCAGCATTGCCTCTACCATCAAATACAAACTCCACTCCAG TCACACCAACATTGCCTCTACCATCAAATACAAACCTCACTCCAG TTCCATCAGCATTTCCTGCAACCTCAACTGCAGACTCCACCCCAG TCACACCAACATTGCCTCTACCATCAAATACAAACTCCACTCCGG TCACACCAGCATTGCCTCTACCATCAAATACAAACTCCACTCCAG TCACACCAACATTGCCTCTACCATCAAATACAAACCTCACTCCAG TTCCATCAGCATTTCCTGCAACCTCAACTGCAGACTCCACCCCAG TCACACCAACATTGCCTCTACCATCAAATACAAACTCCACTCCGG TCACACCAACATTGCCTCTACCATCAAATACAAACTCCACTCCAG TCACACCAACATTGCCTCTACCATCAAATACAAACTCCACTCCAG TTCCATCAACATTTCCTGCAACCTCAAATACAAACTCCATTCCAG TTCTATCAACATTGCCTTCCCAATGTGGGGATTATGTG AGATGTGTTTTAGCACTGTTACTTCTCAGTCGTCTATGTTTTCTTGACTCCTCTCTCCTGATAATCATCAGGCCAGTTTTAAAAATG GTCACCATGACTGGGTCTGTCTTTCAACTAGCTTTCATAATTGTTGCTGTCGTCCTTGTACTGATAAGAGCAATTCAA tatgtgtgtgtgtgcgattgTGCTGGTTTGGATGTTGCATTTCCTACTCTGACAGTGATTTCCATGGTTACAAGCTTGCTGCACACCATCACTGTTTTTCTTCACTGTGGACCAAGCCATGAGCT AAGGAAGTATTGGCTGTACGGCCTCATCATTATGGACCTACTAAATACCTGCATTACAA CGGCTGCAATATTTGTTGGACTGCGGTGCTTTCAAGAGCAGTGGCTACTAATATTAATGGGAGTTTATGTTATTTGGGAGATCATGTTGTACATCAGTCAGATAAGAAAAGACGGAG ATATTCAGAGTCAGATTCTGGAAAAGAAA ATATCCCCATGGATCATTATGTTTATCATCTTTTCCATACTTAATGTAATGTTTACAATCGCACTTATTGCAGGAGTTTCTTTGGAAAGAATGATAACGTGTTAA
- the LOC127424097 gene encoding uncharacterized protein LOC127424097 isoform X6, which translates to MRNSYNRRTEEQNRRTDWQFLTMNTADCLLFLLCGATMLQFITCYSDGSILEDECSGMNINHLDENDVKIPAQTTETPFKIIPEVQTFNNSEVETTITVSLTAINSPFTGFLLEARKCDSCPPAGTFSLIDSSSSTLLTCDGQSGRAVSHINNLDKTSITVHWQVPESGTFYFRAAFTRDYFMFWQRKPIILPTTAPTTVTTTVKATISRTVTPTLPLPSNTNSTPVTPALPLPSNTDSTLVTPALPLPSNTNSTPVTPTLPLPSNTNLTPVPSAFPATSTADSTPVTPTLPLPSNTNSTPVTPALPLPSNTNSTPVTPTLPLPSNTNSTPVTPTLPLPSNTNSTPVTPTLPLPSNTNLTPVPSAFPATSTADSTPVTPALPLPSNTNSTPVTPTLPLPSNTNLTPVPSAFPATSTADSTPVTPTLPLPSNTNSTPVTPTLPLPSNTNSTPVTPTLPLPSNTNSTPVPSTFPATSNTNSIPVLSTLPSQCGDYVRCVLALLLLSRLCFLDSSLLIIIRPVLKMVTMTGSVFQLAFIIVAVVLVLIRAIQYVCVCDCAGLDVAFPTLTVISMVTSLLHTITVFLHCGPSHELRKYWLYGLIIMDLLNTCITTAAIFVGLRCFQEQWLLILMGVYVIWEIMLYISQIRKDGDIQSQILEKKISPWIIMFIIFSILNVMFTIALIAGVSLERMITC; encoded by the exons ATGAGGAATAGTTACAATAGAAGAACAGAAGAACAGAACAGAAGAACCGACTGGCAGTTCCTCACG ATGAATACTGCGGACTGTCTCCTTTTTCTGTTATGTGGAGCTACCATGTTGCAGTTCATCACCTGCTACAGTGATGGAAGTATATTGGAGGATGAATGTTCAGGAATGAACATCAATCATTTGGatgaaaatgatgtaaaaataccAGCACAAACTACTGAAACTCCTTTCAAGATCATACCAGAAGTTCAAACCTTCAATAATTCTGAAGTGGAAACCACCATTACTG TGTCACTTACGGCTATCAATTCTCCATTTACTGGTTTTCTGTTGGAGGCCCGTAAGTGTGATAGCTGTCCGCCTGCTGGTACTTTTAGTTTGATTGACTCGAGCAGCAGCACACTCCTGACGTGTGATGGTCAATCT GGCAGGGCTGTGAGTCACATTAATAATCTAGATAAAACATCCATCACAGTGCACTGGCAAGTTCCAGAGAGTGGAACATTCTACTTCAG AGCTGCATTCACTAGGGACTACTTCATGTTTTGGCAAAGAAAGCCAATCATACTTCCGACAACTGCACCTACCACTGTGACCACCACTGTAAAAGCCACTATAAGCCGAACAG TCACACCAACATTGCCTCTACCATCAAATACAAACTCCACTCCAG TCACACCAGCATTGCCTCTACCATCAAATACAGACTCCACTCTAG TCACACCAGCATTGCCTCTACCATCAAATACAAACTCCACTCCAG TCACACCAACATTGCCTCTACCATCAAATACAAACCTCACTCCAG TTCCATCAGCATTTCCTGCAACCTCAACTGCAGACTCCACCCCAG TCACACCAACATTGCCTCTACCATCAAATACAAACTCCACTCCGG TCACACCAGCATTGCCTCTACCATCAAATACAAACTCCACTCCAG TCACACCAACATTGCCTCTACCATCAAATACAAACTCCACTCCAG TCACACCAACATTGCCTCTACCATCAAATACAAACTCCACTCCAG TCACACCAACATTGCCTCTACCATCAAATACAAACCTCACTCCAG TTCCATCAGCATTTCCTGCAACCTCAACTGCAGACTCCACCCCAG TCACACCAGCATTGCCTCTACCATCAAATACAAACTCCACTCCAG TCACACCAACATTGCCTCTACCATCAAATACAAACCTCACTCCAG TTCCATCAGCATTTCCTGCAACCTCAACTGCAGACTCCACCCCAG TCACACCAACATTGCCTCTACCATCAAATACAAACTCCACTCCGG TCACACCAACATTGCCTCTACCATCAAATACAAACTCCACTCCAG TCACACCAACATTGCCTCTACCATCAAATACAAACTCCACTCCAG TTCCATCAACATTTCCTGCAACCTCAAATACAAACTCCATTCCAG TTCTATCAACATTGCCTTCCCAATGTGGGGATTATGTG AGATGTGTTTTAGCACTGTTACTTCTCAGTCGTCTATGTTTTCTTGACTCCTCTCTCCTGATAATCATCAGGCCAGTTTTAAAAATG GTCACCATGACTGGGTCTGTCTTTCAACTAGCTTTCATAATTGTTGCTGTCGTCCTTGTACTGATAAGAGCAATTCAA tatgtgtgtgtgtgcgattgTGCTGGTTTGGATGTTGCATTTCCTACTCTGACAGTGATTTCCATGGTTACAAGCTTGCTGCACACCATCACTGTTTTTCTTCACTGTGGACCAAGCCATGAGCT AAGGAAGTATTGGCTGTACGGCCTCATCATTATGGACCTACTAAATACCTGCATTACAA CGGCTGCAATATTTGTTGGACTGCGGTGCTTTCAAGAGCAGTGGCTACTAATATTAATGGGAGTTTATGTTATTTGGGAGATCATGTTGTACATCAGTCAGATAAGAAAAGACGGAG ATATTCAGAGTCAGATTCTGGAAAAGAAA ATATCCCCATGGATCATTATGTTTATCATCTTTTCCATACTTAATGTAATGTTTACAATCGCACTTATTGCAGGAGTTTCTTTGGAAAGAATGATAACGTGTTAA
- the LOC127424097 gene encoding uncharacterized protein LOC127424097 isoform X11, translating to MRNSYNRRTEEQNRRTDWQFLTMNTADCLLFLLCGATMLQFITCYSDGSILEDECSGMNINHLDENDVKIPAQTTETPFKIIPEVQTFNNSEVETTITVSLTAINSPFTGFLLEARKCDSCPPAGTFSLIDSSSSTLLTCDGQSGRAVSHINNLDKTSITVHWQVPESGTFYFRAAFTRDYFMFWQRKPIILPTTAPTTVTTTVKATISRTVTPTLPLPSNTNSTPVTPTLPLPSNTNLTPVPSAFPATSTADSTPVTPTLPLPSNTNSTPVTPALPLPSNTNSTPVTPTLPLPSNTNSTPVTPTLPLPSNTNSTPVTPTLPLPSNTNLTPVPSAFPATSTADSTPVTPTLPLPSNTNSTPVTPALPLPSNTNSTPVTPTLPLPSNTNLTPVPSAFPATSTADSTPVTPTLPLPSNTNSTPVTPTLPLPSNTNSTPVTPTLPLPSNTNSTPVPSTFPATSNTNSIPVLSTLPSQCGDYVRCVLALLLLSRLCFLDSSLLIIIRPVLKMVTMTGSVFQLAFIIVAVVLVLIRAIQYVCVCDCAGLDVAFPTLTVISMVTSLLHTITVFLHCGPSHELRKYWLYGLIIMDLLNTCITTAAIFVGLRCFQEQWLLILMGVYVIWEIMLYISQIRKDGDIQSQILEKKISPWIIMFIIFSILNVMFTIALIAGVSLERMITC from the exons ATGAGGAATAGTTACAATAGAAGAACAGAAGAACAGAACAGAAGAACCGACTGGCAGTTCCTCACG ATGAATACTGCGGACTGTCTCCTTTTTCTGTTATGTGGAGCTACCATGTTGCAGTTCATCACCTGCTACAGTGATGGAAGTATATTGGAGGATGAATGTTCAGGAATGAACATCAATCATTTGGatgaaaatgatgtaaaaataccAGCACAAACTACTGAAACTCCTTTCAAGATCATACCAGAAGTTCAAACCTTCAATAATTCTGAAGTGGAAACCACCATTACTG TGTCACTTACGGCTATCAATTCTCCATTTACTGGTTTTCTGTTGGAGGCCCGTAAGTGTGATAGCTGTCCGCCTGCTGGTACTTTTAGTTTGATTGACTCGAGCAGCAGCACACTCCTGACGTGTGATGGTCAATCT GGCAGGGCTGTGAGTCACATTAATAATCTAGATAAAACATCCATCACAGTGCACTGGCAAGTTCCAGAGAGTGGAACATTCTACTTCAG AGCTGCATTCACTAGGGACTACTTCATGTTTTGGCAAAGAAAGCCAATCATACTTCCGACAACTGCACCTACCACTGTGACCACCACTGTAAAAGCCACTATAAGCCGAACAG TCACACCAACATTGCCTCTACCATCAAATACAAACTCCACTCCAG TCACACCAACATTGCCTCTACCATCAAATACAAACCTCACTCCAG TTCCATCAGCATTTCCTGCAACCTCAACTGCAGACTCCACCCCAG TCACACCAACATTGCCTCTACCATCAAATACAAACTCCACTCCGG TCACACCAGCATTGCCTCTACCATCAAATACAAACTCCACTCCAG TCACACCAACATTGCCTCTACCATCAAATACAAACTCCACTCCAG TCACACCAACATTGCCTCTACCATCAAATACAAACTCCACTCCAG TCACACCAACATTGCCTCTACCATCAAATACAAACCTCACTCCAG TTCCATCAGCATTTCCTGCAACCTCAACTGCAGACTCCACCCCAG TCACACCAACATTGCCTCTACCATCAAATACAAACTCCACTCCGG TCACACCAGCATTGCCTCTACCATCAAATACAAACTCCACTCCAG TCACACCAACATTGCCTCTACCATCAAATACAAACCTCACTCCAG TTCCATCAGCATTTCCTGCAACCTCAACTGCAGACTCCACCCCAG TCACACCAACATTGCCTCTACCATCAAATACAAACTCCACTCCGG TCACACCAACATTGCCTCTACCATCAAATACAAACTCCACTCCAG TCACACCAACATTGCCTCTACCATCAAATACAAACTCCACTCCAG TTCCATCAACATTTCCTGCAACCTCAAATACAAACTCCATTCCAG TTCTATCAACATTGCCTTCCCAATGTGGGGATTATGTG AGATGTGTTTTAGCACTGTTACTTCTCAGTCGTCTATGTTTTCTTGACTCCTCTCTCCTGATAATCATCAGGCCAGTTTTAAAAATG GTCACCATGACTGGGTCTGTCTTTCAACTAGCTTTCATAATTGTTGCTGTCGTCCTTGTACTGATAAGAGCAATTCAA tatgtgtgtgtgtgcgattgTGCTGGTTTGGATGTTGCATTTCCTACTCTGACAGTGATTTCCATGGTTACAAGCTTGCTGCACACCATCACTGTTTTTCTTCACTGTGGACCAAGCCATGAGCT AAGGAAGTATTGGCTGTACGGCCTCATCATTATGGACCTACTAAATACCTGCATTACAA CGGCTGCAATATTTGTTGGACTGCGGTGCTTTCAAGAGCAGTGGCTACTAATATTAATGGGAGTTTATGTTATTTGGGAGATCATGTTGTACATCAGTCAGATAAGAAAAGACGGAG ATATTCAGAGTCAGATTCTGGAAAAGAAA ATATCCCCATGGATCATTATGTTTATCATCTTTTCCATACTTAATGTAATGTTTACAATCGCACTTATTGCAGGAGTTTCTTTGGAAAGAATGATAACGTGTTAA
- the LOC127424097 gene encoding uncharacterized protein LOC127424097 isoform X44: protein MRNSYNRRTEEQNRRTDWQFLTMNTADCLLFLLCGATMLQFITCYSDGSILEDECSGMNINHLDENDVKIPAQTTETPFKIIPEVQTFNNSEVETTITVSLTAINSPFTGFLLEARKCDSCPPAGTFSLIDSSSSTLLTCDGQSGRAVSHINNLDKTSITVHWQVPESGTFYFRAAFTRDYFMFWQRKPIILPTTAPTTVTTTVKATISRTVTPTLPLPSNTNSTPVTPALPLPSNTDSTLVTPALPLPSNTNSTPVTPTLPLPSNTNLTPVPSAFPATSTADSTPVTPTLPLPSNTNSTPVTPALPLPSNTNSTPVTPTLPLPSNTNSTPVTPTLPLPSNTNSTPVTPTLPLPSNTNLTPVPSAFPATSTADSTPVTPTLPLPSNTNSTPVTPALPLPSNTNSTPVPSTFPATSNTNSIPVLSTLPSQCGDYVRCVLALLLLSRLCFLDSSLLIIIRPVLKMVTMTGSVFQLAFIIVAVVLVLIRAIQYVCVCDCAGLDVAFPTLTVISMVTSLLHTITVFLHCGPSHELRKYWLYGLIIMDLLNTCITTAAIFVGLRCFQEQWLLILMGVYVIWEIMLYISQIRKDGDIQSQILEKKISPWIIMFIIFSILNVMFTIALIAGVSLERMITC from the exons ATGAGGAATAGTTACAATAGAAGAACAGAAGAACAGAACAGAAGAACCGACTGGCAGTTCCTCACG ATGAATACTGCGGACTGTCTCCTTTTTCTGTTATGTGGAGCTACCATGTTGCAGTTCATCACCTGCTACAGTGATGGAAGTATATTGGAGGATGAATGTTCAGGAATGAACATCAATCATTTGGatgaaaatgatgtaaaaataccAGCACAAACTACTGAAACTCCTTTCAAGATCATACCAGAAGTTCAAACCTTCAATAATTCTGAAGTGGAAACCACCATTACTG TGTCACTTACGGCTATCAATTCTCCATTTACTGGTTTTCTGTTGGAGGCCCGTAAGTGTGATAGCTGTCCGCCTGCTGGTACTTTTAGTTTGATTGACTCGAGCAGCAGCACACTCCTGACGTGTGATGGTCAATCT GGCAGGGCTGTGAGTCACATTAATAATCTAGATAAAACATCCATCACAGTGCACTGGCAAGTTCCAGAGAGTGGAACATTCTACTTCAG AGCTGCATTCACTAGGGACTACTTCATGTTTTGGCAAAGAAAGCCAATCATACTTCCGACAACTGCACCTACCACTGTGACCACCACTGTAAAAGCCACTATAAGCCGAACAG TCACACCAACATTGCCTCTACCATCAAATACAAACTCCACTCCAG TCACACCAGCATTGCCTCTACCATCAAATACAGACTCCACTCTAG TCACACCAGCATTGCCTCTACCATCAAATACAAACTCCACTCCAG TCACACCAACATTGCCTCTACCATCAAATACAAACCTCACTCCAG TTCCATCAGCATTTCCTGCAACCTCAACTGCAGACTCCACCCCAG TCACACCAACATTGCCTCTACCATCAAATACAAACTCCACTCCGG TCACACCAGCATTGCCTCTACCATCAAATACAAACTCCACTCCAG TCACACCAACATTGCCTCTACCATCAAATACAAACTCCACTCCAG TCACACCAACATTGCCTCTACCATCAAATACAAACTCCACTCCAG TCACACCAACATTGCCTCTACCATCAAATACAAACCTCACTCCAG TTCCATCAGCATTTCCTGCAACCTCAACTGCAGACTCCACCCCAG TCACACCAACATTGCCTCTACCATCAAATACAAACTCCACTCCGG TCACACCAGCATTGCCTCTACCATCAAATACAAACTCCACTCCAG TTCCATCAACATTTCCTGCAACCTCAAATACAAACTCCATTCCAG TTCTATCAACATTGCCTTCCCAATGTGGGGATTATGTG AGATGTGTTTTAGCACTGTTACTTCTCAGTCGTCTATGTTTTCTTGACTCCTCTCTCCTGATAATCATCAGGCCAGTTTTAAAAATG GTCACCATGACTGGGTCTGTCTTTCAACTAGCTTTCATAATTGTTGCTGTCGTCCTTGTACTGATAAGAGCAATTCAA tatgtgtgtgtgtgcgattgTGCTGGTTTGGATGTTGCATTTCCTACTCTGACAGTGATTTCCATGGTTACAAGCTTGCTGCACACCATCACTGTTTTTCTTCACTGTGGACCAAGCCATGAGCT AAGGAAGTATTGGCTGTACGGCCTCATCATTATGGACCTACTAAATACCTGCATTACAA CGGCTGCAATATTTGTTGGACTGCGGTGCTTTCAAGAGCAGTGGCTACTAATATTAATGGGAGTTTATGTTATTTGGGAGATCATGTTGTACATCAGTCAGATAAGAAAAGACGGAG ATATTCAGAGTCAGATTCTGGAAAAGAAA ATATCCCCATGGATCATTATGTTTATCATCTTTTCCATACTTAATGTAATGTTTACAATCGCACTTATTGCAGGAGTTTCTTTGGAAAGAATGATAACGTGTTAA